Proteins encoded together in one Brassica oleracea var. oleracea cultivar TO1000 unplaced genomic scaffold, BOL UnpScaffold01589, whole genome shotgun sequence window:
- the LOC106321415 gene encoding 1-aminocyclopropane-1-carboxylate oxidase 1-like yields the protein MGLIKEKEMEIPVIDFSELDGENRTKTMSLLDHACDKWGFFMVDNHGIDKELMDKVKKLINSHYEEHLKEKFYQSEMVKALSEGKTSDADWESTFFVWHKPTSNISKVPNISDELIKTMDEYVSQLHKFAERLSKLMCENLGLPQEHIMNAFSGLEGPVFGTKVAKYPECPRPELIRGLREHTDAGGIILLLQDDQVPGLEFLKDGKWVPVPPSKNNTIFVNTGDQVEILSNGKYKSVVHRVMTMKQGSRLSIATFYNPAGDAIISPAQEMLYPSGYRFQDYLKLYSTTKFGDKGSRFHTTKKMENGDSV from the exons atgggtttaatcaaagagaaagagatggagaTTCCAGTCATTGATTTTAGTGAACTGGATGGAGAAAACAGAACCAAGACTATGTCACTTCTTGATCATGCATGTGATAAGTGGGGCTTCTTCATG GTTGATAATCATGGAATTGATAAAGAATTGATGGATAAAGTAAAAAAGCTGATTAACTCTCATTATGAGGAGCATTTGAAAGAGAAGTTTTACCAGTCAGAGATGGTCAAGGCTTTGAGTGAAGGAAAAACCTCAGATGCTGATTGGGAAAGCACTTTCTTCGTTTGGCATAAGCCGACTTCAAACATATCCAAAGTCCCAAACATTTCAGATGAACTCAT CAAGACAATGGATGAGTATGTTTCTCAACTGCACAAGTTTGCAGAAAGGCTCTCTAAACTCATGTGTGAAAATCTTGGTCTCCCTCAAGAACACATAATGAATGCGTTCTCCGGTTTAGAAGGTCCAGTTTTTGGGACAAAAGTGGCTAAATACCCAGAATGCCCTCGTCCGGAGCTCATTAGAGGGCTGAGAGAACATACTGATGCTGGAGGGATCATATTGCTCTTGCAGGATGATCAAGTGCCTGGTCTTGAGTTCTTGAAAGATGGGAAGTGGGTTCCTGTCCCACCATCGAAGAACAATACCATTTTTGTCAATACCGGTGATCAAGTCGAGATATTGAGTAATGGGAAGTACAAGAGTGTTGTACACCGTGTGATGACGATGAAGCAAGGAAGTAGACTGTCGATAGCTACATTTTACAATCCAGCTGGGGATGCCATAATATCTCCAGCTCAAGAGATGTTGTACCCAAGTGGTTACCGATTCCAAGACTACCTTAAGCTTTATTCAACCACTAAGTTTGGAGACAAAGGCTCTAGATTTCATACCACGAAGAAAATGGAGAATGGGGATTCCGTCTAG